One stretch of Pandoraea oxalativorans DNA includes these proteins:
- a CDS encoding DUF4148 domain-containing protein, with protein MGPQTSALTRAQVRDELVQAQKAGLVVQHDSVYPKAVPSAQPATASAPVTMGSVGGLQRAGTTYFGN; from the coding sequence GTGGGACCGCAGACCAGCGCGCTGACCCGCGCACAAGTTCGTGACGAACTGGTGCAGGCGCAAAAGGCCGGTCTCGTGGTGCAACACGACAGCGTCTACCCGAAGGCAGTCCCGAGCGCACAACCGGCAACGGCCAGCGCCCCGGTCACGATGGGGTCGGTCGGCGGTCTGCAACGAGCCGGTACGACCTACTTCGGTAACTAA
- a CDS encoding O-acetylhomoserine aminocarboxypropyltransferase/cysteine synthase family protein, with amino-acid sequence MTDKIDPADNTQASQWRLETLAVHGGYRPDPTTRAVAVPIYQTVAYAFDDTQHGADLFDLKVPGNIYTRIMNPTQDVLEQRVAALEGGVAALALASGQAAVTYAIQTIAEAGDNIVAASTLYGGTYNLLAHTLPLSGITTRFADPREPESFEPLIDEKTKAIFAESVGNPLGNITDIAKLAEIAHRHGIPLIIDNTVPTPYLLRPFEHGADIVVHSLTKYLGGHGTSLGGAIVDSGKFPWAEHKTRFKRLNEPDVSYHGVVYTEAFGPAAYIGRARVVPLRNTGAAISPFNAFQILQGIETLALRLDRITDNAQKIAQYLKTHPKVEWVNYAGLPEHPDHGLVKKYLSGRGPGILTFGVKGGHAAGAAFQDALQLFTRLVNIGDAKSLATHPASTTHRQLSPDKLRKAGVSEETVRLSIGIEHIDDLLADLDQALRK; translated from the coding sequence ATGACCGACAAGATCGACCCCGCAGATAACACCCAAGCGTCGCAATGGCGACTCGAAACGCTGGCCGTGCACGGTGGCTACCGCCCCGATCCGACCACGCGTGCCGTGGCCGTCCCGATCTATCAGACGGTGGCGTACGCCTTCGACGATACGCAGCACGGCGCGGACCTGTTCGACCTCAAGGTGCCGGGAAACATCTACACGCGCATCATGAACCCGACGCAAGACGTGTTGGAGCAGCGCGTCGCGGCGCTCGAAGGCGGGGTGGCGGCGCTGGCGCTCGCGTCCGGTCAGGCGGCTGTCACCTACGCGATTCAAACGATTGCCGAGGCGGGCGACAACATCGTCGCAGCCAGCACGCTCTATGGCGGCACTTACAATCTGCTGGCGCACACGCTGCCGCTCTCGGGCATCACCACGCGCTTTGCCGATCCCCGCGAGCCGGAATCCTTCGAGCCGCTGATCGACGAGAAGACGAAAGCCATCTTCGCGGAGTCGGTCGGCAACCCGCTGGGCAACATCACCGACATCGCGAAGCTTGCCGAGATCGCGCATCGTCACGGCATTCCGCTCATCATCGACAACACGGTGCCGACGCCTTACCTCCTGCGTCCGTTCGAGCATGGCGCGGACATCGTCGTGCATTCGCTGACGAAGTATCTCGGCGGGCACGGCACGAGCCTTGGCGGGGCCATCGTCGACTCCGGCAAATTCCCGTGGGCGGAACACAAGACCCGCTTCAAGCGACTCAACGAACCGGACGTGAGCTATCACGGCGTGGTGTACACGGAAGCCTTCGGTCCGGCCGCGTACATTGGCCGTGCGCGTGTGGTGCCGTTGCGCAATACCGGGGCGGCCATCTCGCCCTTCAACGCATTCCAGATTCTTCAGGGCATCGAGACGCTCGCGCTGCGCCTGGACCGCATCACCGACAACGCGCAGAAGATCGCCCAGTATCTGAAGACGCATCCGAAGGTGGAGTGGGTGAACTATGCGGGCCTGCCGGAGCATCCGGACCACGGGCTGGTGAAGAAGTATCTGTCGGGACGCGGCCCGGGCATCCTCACCTTCGGCGTGAAAGGCGGCCACGCTGCTGGTGCTGCGTTCCAGGACGCCCTGCAACTCTTCACCCGTCTGGTCAACATCGGCGACGCCAAGTCGCTCGCCACGCATCCGGCCTCGACCACGCACCGCCAGTTGTCGCCGGACAAACTGCGCAAGGCCGGGGTGAGCGAGGAGACGGTGCGTCTGTCCATCGGCATCGAGCATATCGACGACCTGCTCGCCGATCTGGATCAGGCGCTTCGCAAGTAA